The nucleotide sequence CAGGGTCGAATCGTAGTCGTTCACTCCAGAAGCAAGCCGGTTATAGCCGTTCAGGGTCAATTGGAACAGCGGGATCTCCAGGGCTGGGATGAGGTAGTTCTTGCGCTTGGGCGGCTCACCCGGGAGCACGCGGTCGGGCGTGGTGGGGCCGACGTTCTTGGCGGTGTCGGTGGAGGCCTTGGTCACCGTCTCGCCGGCGGCCTTGGTGACCGAGGGCGGGATCAGGGGATCCAGGGCGGCAAGCCGCACGGGCAGGAGAAGCATGACCAGGATGGCCGGATATCTCATCATCATTTGGAATCCTCAATGAGCTTCTTTTCCTTGTCCGTAAGCGGCTTATAGCCTCGGAAATAGCGCCAGCCGTAGCCCCAGCGAAAACGGGTCGGCAGATAGGGCGTTCCGCCCGCCCGGACGCCCTGCAACATCAACTCCGCGGTTCTGGGCTCTCCGACGCCAGCGACGCAATTGCGGAGCTCGATATCCGCTTGCAAGCGCTCCGCTTTGGTCCCGCCCATCCAGTACTTGTGGTCGTGCTTTTTGCAGCAATCGAGCCATAGGTCCTTGTGCTCCGATGTCCCGTCGGGAAACAGGCTGCACCCATCGGTCGTGAAAGGCCGCAGCCGCGGCTGGGAAGCGCAGCCGGCTAAAGTCAATAAAAGGAGCAACGAAAGGATTCTCATTTACCAGGCCTTGACATAGGTGAGGCCGCCGCCGGTAGGCCCGACACTGGGGATCAAGTAGCCGAGGTGGTGGCGGGACCTTTTGGACTTGAAGTGCAGGAGATTCGGCATCAGGTACCCGGTCGCGGCTCCGACCGCGGCGCCGACGATGACATCCGAGGCGTGATGATCGTTCGAAACGATCCTCAGGACGCCGACGGCTGAAGCCGCCGTCAGCGCAGTCCCGCAGGCGGCCGCATCGCCCTTGCCGCCGTACAGGTCCAACGCGCCATGCTCGGCGCAGACCAAAGAGGCGGCGGCGAACGCGTTGGCCGCGTGTCCGCTCCAGAAGCTCCTCACGCAATGCGGGTCGTACTTGGAGTTGGAAGGGCACGCGTCGCCCTCCGGGCGGCTTCTTGGGAGCAGGTTTGATATGGACAAATTAAGGACTTCGGTGACGGCGAAGGTCTCCGCGTTGATCAGGGCCAATTGGACCGCGGTGTCCTTGTTGCCGCCGGCCCAGCCGGCGGTGACCGGGCCATCGAGCATGGAGTAGCCTATCAGCGGATAGACCAAGAGGTCCGAAAGGGCGCCGGCCCTGTTCTGGCCCGCTCCGGAGCGCGCCATCAGAGTGTTCCTGGCGCCCTGGTCGAACAATATCTCGCCTTTCCAGGCGGCCGCTTTGGGAGGCGAGACGAGAAAATAATCCGCTGCGGACCCGGCCGCCGCCAGCCCGGTGATGAAATACTCCGCTCTCCTGAATCTGGGCCAGCTCTCGTCCCACGCGAATCTCTGGCCCTCGGCGGCTTGCAGAGCCGGGGCCAGGCCCAACAGCAGAGCCAGGGCCGCCTGCATCAGAAGAACACCGTCACTCCGCCGCCGCCGGGGGAGACGAACGGCGCGAAGACGTATCTGTCGGGGTGCGCGCGCCGGCGGGTCTTATAGACCGCCCGCCCGGAGATGATCCCCACGCCGGCCCCGGCCAAGACGTCCGAAAGATAATGCTTGTTGCTCTCCATGCGCGTATAGCCCACGAAGCCCGCCAACAAGCAGGCGGGGACGCCGACTTCCCAGCCCCATTGCGATGCCGCCACCGTGGCCAGGGCGAACGACGCCGAGGTGTGGCCCGACGGGAACGCGGCGAGGTCGGAGTGGTCCGGGCGCACGCGGCGCACGCTGACTTTGAGGATCTCCGTCTCGAGCCCCGCCAATGCCAGCGCTTCGAAGCCTGATAACCCGAACTCCTGAGTCGAGCGCGCGTCCAAGGACCACCCCGCGAAGTAGGTGGCGCCCATGGCGGGGATGAGGTAGAGGGGATACCCGATGACGGCCCCGAAATCGGTGGCGCGGCTGCCCAGAGGAGCATGCCTCTGCAGGGTGCCGGCGATGCGGACATCATCGAAGGTCGTCGTGCCCCCGTACCTCGCGATGCTGGCGCCGGCCCCGGCCGCCAGCAGCGTCAGAAGGCCTTCCGGCC is from Elusimicrobiota bacterium and encodes:
- a CDS encoding phosphatase PAP2 family protein, yielding MQAALALLLGLAPALQAAEGQRFAWDESWPRFRRAEYFITGLAAAGSAADYFLVSPPKAAAWKGEILFDQGARNTLMARSGAGQNRAGALSDLLVYPLIGYSMLDGPVTAGWAGGNKDTAVQLALINAETFAVTEVLNLSISNLLPRSRPEGDACPSNSKYDPHCVRSFWSGHAANAFAAASLVCAEHGALDLYGGKGDAAACGTALTAASAVGVLRIVSNDHHASDVIVGAAVGAATGYLMPNLLHFKSKRSRHHLGYLIPSVGPTGGGLTYVKAW
- a CDS encoding phosphatase PAP2 family protein — its product is MKAAVLLVLFLLLPAQAAAAELSELREVPKDFWNGFKEQGRPEGLLTLLAAGAGASIARYGGTTTFDDVRIAGTLQRHAPLGSRATDFGAVIGYPLYLIPAMGATYFAGWSLDARSTQEFGLSGFEALALAGLETEILKVSVRRVRPDHSDLAAFPSGHTSASFALATVAASQWGWEVGVPACLLAGFVGYTRMESNKHYLSDVLAGAGVGIISGRAVYKTRRRAHPDRYVFAPFVSPGGGGVTVFF